From Haloarcula hispanica ATCC 33960, the proteins below share one genomic window:
- a CDS encoding P-II family nitrogen regulator, with protein sequence MTDETDDSEIKMVVAMVRPDKLGDVKKALAEVGAPSLTVTNVSGRGSQPAKKGQWRGEEYVVDLHQKVKVETVVADIPAEDVVDAIADGAHTGEKGDGKIFVLPVDNAYQVRTGKEGPEAV encoded by the coding sequence ATGACTGACGAAACCGACGACTCTGAAATCAAGATGGTAGTCGCAATGGTTCGACCGGACAAACTCGGCGACGTGAAGAAGGCGCTCGCCGAGGTCGGCGCGCCCTCGCTGACAGTGACGAACGTCTCCGGTCGCGGCTCACAGCCCGCAAAGAAGGGGCAGTGGCGCGGCGAGGAGTACGTCGTCGACCTGCACCAGAAGGTCAAAGTCGAGACGGTGGTCGCGGACATCCCCGCGGAGGATGTCGTCGACGCCATCGCCGACGGTGCCCATACCGGCGAGAAAGGTGACGGCAAGATATTCGTCCTCCCCGTGGACAACGCCTATCAGGTCCGAACCGGCAAAGAAGGCCCAGAGGCAGTCTGA
- the lrp gene encoding HTH-type transcriptional regulator Lrp, which translates to MVDDTDRQVVNALLQDGRASARDVAAATGIAATTVSRRMDDLEATGVIDEYTVDIDYGALGYDVTAVFQLSVEGDGLGRVVDQLRDRREMIAVYEVTGDHDIVAVGKFTDTQSMNERIKTLLTDEDIRSASTSVVLNTVCEHEQFPVDGTDA; encoded by the coding sequence ATGGTCGATGATACCGACAGACAGGTAGTGAACGCACTGCTCCAGGACGGCCGGGCGAGCGCCCGTGACGTCGCCGCCGCGACCGGTATCGCGGCGACCACGGTGTCTCGCCGGATGGACGACCTGGAGGCGACCGGTGTGATCGACGAATACACCGTCGACATCGATTACGGGGCGCTGGGCTACGACGTGACCGCCGTGTTCCAGCTCTCCGTCGAGGGCGACGGGCTCGGACGGGTGGTGGACCAGTTACGGGATCGACGCGAGATGATCGCGGTCTACGAAGTGACCGGCGACCACGACATCGTGGCCGTCGGGAAGTTCACCGACACGCAGTCGATGAACGAGCGGATAAAGACGCTGCTGACCGACGAGGATATCCGATCTGCCTCGACGTCAGTCGTACTGAATACGGTGTGCGAACACGAGCAGTTCCCGGTCGACGGAACTGACGCCTGA
- a CDS encoding substrate-binding protein, with amino-acid sequence MDWDARGSTVTRRELLGAVGASSLAGLAGCGGGSRATTPTSSATAYANQPVDDDQVTLGFTVPQSGSFSPLGTGQQRGFELAIDHLNEGGGWVDTDAWQALSGDGILGRTVESVIADTESSSKTARDVAETLVEQDGAVMVAGGGSTNTARELLKYCPTRGVVHMLGFAPGTNVTGIGCSRYGFQEMHNGRMAANALAPVLTERFDGRTEFYQLHASSDFGFTQSEQFKRRFQSENWSEMGATKTRVGTENFRPQLQEAVDTDVDAIVLSYRGRDAVTALNQATDIVPEEMDIVMPIVSRQLARDVGADMAGIVGTISWDYSIETPLSTAFTEAFDAAYADDQVRVPSDQARLAYAQTLQYAAAVERAGTFEPPAVIRELEGTTYQAGRGEATLRACDHQSVGPVPVVEGSSQGPEVLDVIQLSADVAYGCEEYPASECTDLGPYEPETADS; translated from the coding sequence ATGGATTGGGATGCTCGGGGGTCAACGGTGACGCGACGGGAGCTACTCGGAGCCGTCGGAGCGAGTTCGCTCGCCGGACTTGCTGGCTGTGGCGGGGGCAGTCGCGCCACGACGCCGACAAGCAGTGCCACAGCGTACGCGAACCAGCCGGTCGACGACGACCAGGTGACGCTTGGCTTCACAGTCCCGCAGTCGGGGTCGTTCTCGCCGCTTGGGACCGGCCAGCAGCGCGGGTTCGAACTGGCCATCGACCACCTCAACGAGGGCGGCGGCTGGGTCGACACCGACGCGTGGCAGGCGCTGTCCGGGGACGGCATTCTCGGCCGGACGGTCGAGAGCGTCATAGCTGACACGGAGTCCAGTTCGAAAACGGCCCGTGACGTGGCAGAGACGCTGGTCGAGCAGGACGGTGCCGTGATGGTCGCCGGCGGCGGGTCGACGAACACAGCCCGGGAGTTGCTCAAGTACTGTCCGACCCGCGGCGTGGTCCACATGCTCGGGTTCGCGCCGGGGACGAACGTTACGGGGATCGGCTGCTCGCGGTACGGGTTTCAGGAGATGCACAACGGTCGGATGGCCGCCAACGCGCTGGCTCCGGTGTTGACCGAGCGGTTCGACGGGCGAACGGAGTTCTACCAGTTGCACGCCAGCTCGGATTTCGGTTTCACGCAGTCCGAGCAGTTCAAGCGCCGGTTCCAGTCGGAGAACTGGAGCGAGATGGGCGCGACGAAGACGCGGGTCGGAACGGAGAACTTCAGGCCGCAGTTGCAGGAGGCCGTGGACACTGACGTCGACGCCATCGTGTTGTCCTACCGCGGGCGCGACGCAGTCACCGCGCTGAACCAGGCGACGGATATAGTCCCGGAAGAGATGGACATCGTCATGCCGATCGTGAGTCGGCAACTGGCCCGCGATGTCGGCGCCGACATGGCCGGTATCGTCGGCACTATTTCGTGGGATTACAGCATCGAGACACCGCTCTCGACGGCGTTCACGGAGGCGTTCGATGCGGCGTACGCCGACGATCAGGTCCGGGTCCCGTCAGACCAGGCTCGACTGGCCTACGCGCAGACGCTCCAGTACGCCGCGGCCGTCGAGCGGGCCGGGACGTTCGAACCGCCGGCCGTCATCCGTGAACTCGAAGGCACCACGTACCAGGCCGGACGCGGCGAGGCGACGTTACGGGCATGCGATCACCAGTCGGTGGGACCTGTTCCCGTCGTCGAAGGATCCAGTCAGGGCCCCGAGGTACTCGACGTCATTCAGCTTTCGGCTGACGTCGCGTACGGCTGCGAGGAGTATCCCGCAAGCGAGTGTACTGACCTGGGGCCGTACGAACCCGAGACGGCCGACAGTTGA
- a CDS encoding chemotaxis protein CheC: protein MGLKVDVRKLDLFNQMAKEGSGTVAENLGQLTGLDATVRTSQINFLDIADVKTHIGDDKGVGIYVELNEPPYGYVLFLLEPDDSKQMASAMMGGMGEPSEGEGFSDMERSAMQEIGNIMTSAFIDGWANVLETTIDMGTPNFVFGPADGIVDEMGGWPDSDLVFVVDSRITVDDGDLGMTVYTFPELEDLVALIQDIDLDTDVAVDTEASDILD from the coding sequence ATGGGCTTGAAAGTGGACGTGCGGAAGCTGGACCTTTTCAATCAGATGGCAAAGGAGGGGTCTGGGACAGTCGCGGAGAACCTCGGGCAGCTGACCGGGCTCGACGCGACAGTTCGGACCTCACAGATCAATTTTCTCGACATTGCGGACGTCAAAACACACATCGGCGACGACAAGGGCGTCGGCATCTACGTCGAACTGAACGAACCGCCCTACGGCTACGTCCTGTTTCTGCTCGAACCAGACGACAGCAAGCAGATGGCCAGCGCGATGATGGGTGGAATGGGTGAGCCAAGCGAGGGCGAGGGGTTCTCCGACATGGAACGGTCGGCGATGCAGGAGATCGGCAACATCATGACCTCCGCGTTCATCGACGGGTGGGCCAACGTGCTGGAGACGACCATCGACATGGGGACACCGAACTTCGTGTTCGGGCCGGCCGACGGCATCGTCGACGAGATGGGCGGCTGGCCGGACTCCGACCTGGTGTTCGTCGTCGACTCGCGTATCACCGTCGACGACGGCGACCTCGGGATGACCGTGTACACGTTCCCCGAACTGGAGGACCTCGTCGCGCTCATCCAGGATATCGACCTCGATACCGACGTCGCAGTAGACACCGAAGCCAGCGACATTCTCGACTGA
- a CDS encoding substrate-binding protein — MGSERGGAVDRRSVLQIAGGVSTAGLAGLAGCQGEGSTAENTPEHPPLGNYPVDGETVTLGFNVPQSGTYAAEGRDELRGYELAVTHLNEGGGWVGQRSFDVLSGDGVLGKTVEYVTADTETKPDVATANAEEMIEQDDVIMFSGGSSSSVAIAQQDVAQAQKVPYMCCLTHSNDTTGRDCVRYSFREMFNAYMTAQALLPVLKERFGREAQYVQIYADYNWGQTMESSIRDFFTSSGWVELTSIPTRLGTTDYEEPLKQARDAGAEVVFLDHYGLDAANSLTKAQEILPDEVGIVVPLYNRIVAQNASKALDGVVGTVAWDTSVSSDLSNEFKNAFTAEYGNAQRPSGVAHLAYAQTLQYAAAVERAGTFYPPAVIRELEDHEYSVGLGSQTMRRCDHQAQRGVPVVEGLSESEQSLGRFYDLLSVTKAVGYDCDGGPAAECELGDYGD; from the coding sequence ATGGGATCGGAAAGAGGGGGAGCAGTTGACAGGCGGTCCGTACTACAGATCGCCGGTGGGGTCAGTACCGCAGGGCTCGCCGGGCTGGCGGGATGTCAGGGCGAGGGTTCGACAGCCGAAAACACACCGGAACATCCACCGCTCGGGAACTATCCGGTCGACGGAGAAACGGTCACGCTCGGCTTCAACGTCCCACAGTCGGGGACCTACGCCGCCGAAGGGCGCGACGAACTCCGGGGGTATGAGCTCGCGGTCACGCATCTCAACGAGGGCGGTGGCTGGGTCGGACAACGCTCCTTTGACGTGCTCAGCGGCGACGGCGTGCTCGGGAAGACCGTCGAGTACGTCACCGCGGACACGGAGACGAAACCGGATGTCGCAACGGCCAACGCCGAGGAGATGATCGAGCAAGACGACGTCATCATGTTCTCCGGCGGCTCGTCCAGTTCCGTCGCCATCGCCCAGCAGGACGTCGCACAGGCCCAGAAGGTCCCGTACATGTGCTGTCTGACCCACTCGAACGACACGACGGGACGGGATTGTGTCCGCTACAGCTTCCGGGAGATGTTCAACGCGTACATGACCGCACAGGCGCTGCTTCCGGTACTCAAGGAACGGTTCGGCCGGGAGGCTCAGTACGTCCAGATCTACGCGGACTACAACTGGGGGCAAACGATGGAGTCGTCGATCCGTGATTTCTTCACCTCGAGTGGCTGGGTCGAACTCACGAGCATCCCAACGCGTCTCGGGACGACGGACTACGAGGAGCCGCTCAAGCAGGCCCGGGACGCCGGCGCGGAGGTCGTCTTCCTCGACCACTACGGACTCGACGCCGCGAACTCGCTGACAAAAGCCCAGGAGATTCTCCCGGACGAGGTGGGGATTGTGGTGCCGCTGTACAACCGCATCGTGGCACAGAACGCCTCGAAGGCGCTCGACGGCGTCGTCGGGACGGTCGCGTGGGACACCAGCGTCTCGTCTGACCTCTCGAACGAGTTCAAGAACGCCTTCACCGCCGAGTACGGGAACGCACAGCGGCCCTCCGGCGTGGCCCATCTGGCTTACGCACAGACGCTCCAGTACGCCGCGGCCGTCGAGCGGGCCGGCACCTTCTACCCGCCGGCGGTTATCCGGGAACTGGAAGACCACGAGTACTCGGTCGGGCTTGGCAGCCAGACAATGCGGCGCTGTGACCATCAGGCCCAGCGTGGCGTGCCGGTGGTCGAAGGGCTCTCCGAGTCCGAGCAGTCCCTTGGCCGGTTCTACGACCTGCTCAGCGTCACGAAGGCGGTCGGATACGACTGTGACGGCGGCCCGGCCGCCGAGTGCGAACTCGGAGACTACGGGGACTAG
- a CDS encoding nitrite/sulfite reductase, which produces MAHKKEEYKAELYGDEVREKLEEFAEKGWESIPEDEREKWFSRFKFWGVFHHRGGQESYFMMRLTNCGGVLEPDQLRAIGEVARDYAKGPAENPEFGNGWIDLTTRQSIQLHWLKLEDIPEIWEKLEAVGVSSRSAGGDTMRNISGCPVAGKAEEYVESRPILDEIQETIRDDNDLANMPRKFNISVTGCKQGCAQDSINDIGLEPAHKFIAGEEVEGFNVRVGGGLGGREPREARPLDLFIRPKHAVETVRAFVEYYHEAGNRQNRSKNRARFFVDEHGTDAIREELDERLDFEFETAGTDFRGEYTYNAGKHTEYGAHDHVGVYDQKDDKNYVGLSVPVGRLSAEDAIELADLADAYGSGEVRLTRRQNPLIMDVPDGNLSNLLNEPLLEKHSPEPNPFVQGAMACTGTEFCSLALTETKARMARLLRWLGDNVDVPDDVDRIKMHFSGCTADCGQAMTADIGLQGMRARKDGQMVEAVDVGVGGGIGEEPTFIEWVRQRVPADEVPGMIANIVEAYAALRSEGQTFREWVDATGHETIVELAEPHEVQGYTDPCLADGKQSWYPFDDGESPAPTDAEGQPISADD; this is translated from the coding sequence ATGGCACATAAAAAGGAGGAGTACAAGGCGGAGCTGTACGGCGACGAGGTACGGGAGAAGTTAGAGGAGTTCGCCGAGAAGGGCTGGGAGTCGATTCCCGAGGACGAACGGGAGAAGTGGTTCTCGCGGTTCAAGTTCTGGGGGGTGTTCCACCACCGCGGCGGCCAGGAGTCGTATTTCATGATGCGGCTGACCAACTGCGGCGGCGTCCTGGAGCCCGACCAGCTTCGGGCCATCGGCGAGGTCGCTCGGGACTACGCGAAGGGACCGGCCGAGAACCCCGAGTTCGGGAACGGCTGGATCGACCTCACGACGCGACAGTCCATCCAGTTGCACTGGCTCAAGCTCGAAGACATCCCGGAGATCTGGGAGAAACTCGAAGCCGTCGGCGTCTCCTCGCGCTCGGCGGGCGGGGACACGATGCGGAACATCTCCGGCTGCCCGGTCGCCGGCAAGGCCGAGGAGTACGTCGAGTCCCGCCCGATTCTGGACGAGATTCAGGAGACCATCCGCGACGATAACGACCTGGCCAACATGCCCCGGAAGTTCAATATCTCGGTGACGGGGTGCAAGCAGGGGTGTGCCCAGGACAGCATCAACGACATCGGGCTGGAGCCGGCCCACAAGTTCATTGCTGGCGAGGAAGTCGAGGGGTTCAACGTCCGCGTCGGCGGCGGCCTCGGCGGCCGCGAACCGCGCGAAGCCCGTCCGCTCGACCTGTTCATTCGGCCCAAACACGCCGTCGAGACCGTGCGGGCCTTCGTCGAGTACTACCACGAAGCGGGCAACCGCCAGAACCGCTCGAAGAACCGCGCGCGCTTTTTCGTCGATGAACACGGTACTGACGCCATCCGGGAAGAACTCGACGAACGGCTTGATTTCGAGTTCGAAACCGCCGGGACCGACTTCCGCGGGGAGTACACGTACAACGCCGGCAAGCACACGGAGTACGGTGCCCACGACCACGTCGGCGTCTACGACCAGAAAGACGACAAGAACTACGTCGGCCTCTCGGTGCCGGTCGGCCGACTCTCCGCCGAGGACGCCATCGAACTCGCGGATCTCGCCGACGCCTACGGCTCCGGCGAGGTGCGACTGACCCGCCGGCAGAACCCGCTCATCATGGACGTACCCGACGGGAATCTCTCGAACCTCCTCAACGAGCCGCTGCTGGAGAAACACTCGCCCGAGCCGAACCCGTTCGTTCAGGGCGCGATGGCCTGTACCGGGACGGAGTTCTGCTCGCTCGCGCTCACGGAGACGAAGGCGCGGATGGCCCGCTTGCTCCGCTGGCTCGGTGACAACGTCGACGTGCCCGACGACGTGGACCGCATCAAGATGCACTTCTCGGGCTGTACGGCCGACTGCGGCCAGGCGATGACGGCCGACATCGGCTTACAGGGGATGCGCGCCCGCAAGGACGGCCAGATGGTCGAAGCCGTCGACGTGGGCGTCGGCGGCGGCATCGGCGAGGAGCCGACGTTCATCGAGTGGGTCCGCCAGCGCGTCCCTGCTGACGAGGTGCCGGGCATGATCGCCAACATTGTCGAAGCCTACGCCGCGCTTCGCTCGGAGGGTCAGACCTTCCGCGAGTGGGTCGACGCCACCGGTCACGAGACCATCGTCGAACTGGCCGAACCCCACGAGGTCCAGGGGTACACCGACCCGTGTCTAGCCGACGGCAAGCAGTCGTGGTATCCATTCGACGACGGCGAAAGCCCGGCCCCGACCGACGCCGAGGGCCAGCCGATTTCGGCGGACGACTGA
- a CDS encoding MFS transporter, with protein sequence MGLIKMTKYRTLLLATIGFNFSFLIWFSFAPFTGPMAEEFGLSTAEIGILASSAIWMAPFGRMLTGWLSDKFGAPAIFAIVLAYVGVFSIGSAFAQDYSVFFVLRLIVATAGITFVIGIQHVAEWFEEENLGLAEGIYAGVGNAGAAGGALILPRVFGSGWNGPLFSTNWRAAFFYTGIVSILLAIAYYTLGEAAKSEAKRQATKEDTNFKGWLHTATRYGTVVLAAAYIMSFGLELSMNGWLATYYREAFNQDNLVIASTFAATFSIAAGLLRPFGGYGSDLLARKEKNLLPFFKGQYREQWTFLGLCFIVVMMFAMTLAGLSGVLMNAVVIGFLVGTGCAWAEGAIFAQVPAMFPNDSGSVAGVVGGVGTVGGIVYPLFYSAPWLANLHLGYSVAAVTMIPIVLLSAWVFQPEIAKVANTAGFVGSTQEGTTVASGDD encoded by the coding sequence ATGGGACTGATCAAGATGACGAAGTACCGGACGCTGTTGCTGGCGACTATCGGGTTCAATTTCTCGTTTCTCATCTGGTTCTCCTTTGCGCCGTTTACCGGCCCGATGGCAGAGGAGTTCGGGCTCTCGACCGCGGAAATCGGTATTCTCGCCAGTTCGGCCATCTGGATGGCACCGTTCGGCCGGATGCTCACCGGCTGGCTCTCGGATAAGTTCGGTGCGCCGGCCATCTTCGCCATCGTACTGGCCTACGTCGGCGTGTTCTCGATAGGGAGCGCCTTCGCACAGGACTACTCCGTGTTCTTCGTGTTGCGACTCATCGTGGCGACGGCCGGCATCACGTTCGTCATCGGCATCCAGCACGTCGCCGAGTGGTTCGAAGAGGAGAACCTCGGCCTGGCGGAGGGCATCTACGCCGGCGTCGGGAACGCCGGTGCCGCCGGCGGGGCGCTCATCCTGCCCCGTGTGTTCGGGTCCGGCTGGAACGGGCCGCTGTTCTCGACGAACTGGCGGGCCGCCTTCTTCTACACCGGCATCGTCTCCATCCTCCTCGCAATCGCCTACTACACGCTGGGCGAGGCCGCGAAAAGCGAGGCGAAACGCCAGGCGACCAAGGAGGACACCAACTTCAAGGGCTGGCTACACACGGCCACGCGCTACGGCACCGTCGTCCTCGCCGCCGCGTACATCATGTCCTTCGGCCTCGAACTGTCGATGAACGGGTGGCTCGCCACCTACTACCGCGAAGCGTTCAACCAGGACAACCTCGTCATCGCGAGCACCTTCGCGGCGACGTTCTCAATTGCCGCCGGCCTGCTCCGGCCCTTTGGCGGCTACGGCAGCGACCTGCTGGCCCGCAAGGAGAAGAACCTCCTGCCGTTCTTCAAGGGCCAGTACCGCGAACAGTGGACGTTCCTCGGGCTCTGTTTCATCGTGGTGATGATGTTCGCCATGACGCTGGCCGGACTCTCCGGGGTCCTGATGAACGCCGTCGTCATCGGCTTCCTCGTGGGCACGGGCTGTGCCTGGGCCGAGGGCGCTATCTTCGCGCAGGTGCCCGCGATGTTCCCGAACGACTCGGGTTCGGTCGCGGGCGTCGTCGGCGGCGTCGGCACCGTCGGCGGCATCGTCTACCCGCTGTTTTACTCCGCGCCGTGGCTGGCGAACCTCCACCTGGGGTACTCCGTGGCCGCCGTTACCATGATTCCGATTGTGTTGCTGTCTGCATGGGTGTTCCAGCCGGAAATCGCGAAAGTCGCTAACACGGCTGGGTTCGTCGGAAGCACGCAGGAAGGCACCACTGTCGCCTCCGGCGACGACTGA